In Perognathus longimembris pacificus isolate PPM17 chromosome 3, ASM2315922v1, whole genome shotgun sequence, a single window of DNA contains:
- the LOC125348863 gene encoding olfactory receptor 7A10-like — protein MNSENNTRDPEFLLLGFSEMPTLQSLIYGLFLSMYLITVLGNLLIILASISDPHLHKPMYFFLANLSFVDICFTSTTVPKMMLNIQTHSQGISYVGCIVQMFFFLVFVELDNFLLAVMAYDRFVAICHPLHYTVIMNPQLCGWLVLGSWIVSTLHALLQSLMVFRLSFCRVVEIPHFFCELNQLVQLTCSDTFLNDLVMYFALVLLATVPLAGILYSYSRIVSSIRAISSAQGKYKALSTCASHLSVVSLFYSTGLGVYLSSAATHHSRSTATASVMYTVVTPMLNPFIYSLRNKDVKRALRKLLGGKA, from the coding sequence ATGAACTCAGAAAACAACACGAGAGATCCAGAATTTCTACTTCTGGGGTTTTCAGAAATGCCCACACTGCAGTCCCTCATCTATGGCCTCTTCCTGTCCATGTACCTGATCACCGTGCTCGGGAATCTGCTCATCATCCTGGCCTCCATCTCTGACCCCCATCTGCACaaacccatgtacttcttcctcgcCAACCTGTCCTTCGTGGACATCTGCTTCACTTCCACCACCGTCCCCAAGATGATGCTCAACATCCAGACCCACAGCCAAGGTATCAGCTATGTGGGCTGCATCGTTCAGATGTTCTTCTTCTTGGTTTTTGTAGAGCTGGACAATTTCCTGCTGGCggtgatggcctatgaccgcttcgTGGCTATCTGTCACCCCCTGCACTACACAGTCATCATGAACCCCCAGCTCTGTGGCTGGCTGGTGCTAGGGTCCTGGATTGTAAGTACCTTGCACGCCTTGTTGCAGAGTTTAATGGTGTTCCGGCTGTCCTTCTGCAGGGTTGTGGAAATCCCTCACTTCTTCTGTGAGCTAAACCAGCTGGTCCAGCTTACGTGTTCCGACACATTCCTCAATGATTTGGTGATGTATTTTGCACTGGTCCTCTTGGCCACTGTCCCACTGGCTGGCATCCTGTATTCATACTCCAGGATTGTGTCCTCCATCCGGGCCATCTCGTCTGCCCAGGGGAAGTACAAGGCCCTGTCCACTTGTGCATCTCACCTCTCCGTGGTCTCTTTATTCTacagcacagggctgggggtaTATCTCAGTTCTGCGGCCACCCACCACTCGCGCTCAACGGCCACGGCCTCTGTGATGTATACAGTGGTCACCCCCATGCTGAACCCCTTCATCTACAGTCTGAGGAACAAGGATGTCAAGAGAGCTCTGAGGAAGCTCTTAGGAGGCAAAGCCTAA